CCGGTCTCGGTCAGAGCGAGGCGGTACCGGGGGCCTGGGACGTGGAGGCCGCCGTCAGCGACCTCAGGACGGGGCTCACCGCGCTGGGTGTCACCAAGGACGTGATCCTGGTGTCCCACTCCCAGGCCGGCGAGGTCGCGACCTACTTCGCCGAGGAGAACCCGAAGGAGGTCTCCGCCTCCGTGCTCGTGGACGCCAATCTGCCGCCGTTCTTCACGGACCAGGAGATCGCCCGGCTCGTGGCCGCGACCCAGCCGGAACTGGACGCGGCGAAGAAGGACCCCAGCGCCCCCGCGAACCGTCAACTGATCGCGACCGCCGAGAACTTCACCCCGGCCCACCAGGCGTACAACAAGATGTCCTGGCCGGACAGCGTCCCCGTGGACGTCATCGTCTCGGAGAAGACCCCCTTCGACGGATCGCCCGAGGACGCCCAGCGCTGGCGCGACGCCGCCGCCTCGTTCGTCCGGCAGGCGCCGAACCGGACGCTCGTCACCGCGACCGGCAGTTCGCACGACGTACCGAAGGACCGGCCCGACTTCGTGGTGGAGCAGATCGAGAAGACGGTGTCCGCGCGCGGCTGACCGCGACGCCGCCGGTTGCTGGACGTACGGAGCGGGCCCGGCGGCACGGCGGCGGCTACGGATACGGGTACAGGTACGGGCTTCCCCCGGGGGTGCGCCCGGGCCGGCCGGAGGGCCCGCGCGGGCCGGTAAACCTGGACGTCCCGCTTCCCCTATAGGGATGAACCGGGACGCATCCTCTCGCCCAGGTGTTCCGGGCCTGCTCATGATGAGCCCTGTCTCGGTGACGTCCCTCAGTTCCCGTGCCCGCTGTTCCGGCGGGTCGCTGGGGCGTGCGCAGACGGAGGAGCATCACATTGTCCGGTCAGCAGGCTGAGCAGGGCGTCGGCGAGTTCGCGGTCGGCGGGACGGCCCACGCCAAGGCGACGAGCGCGAACCCGGCGCCCCGGCCCGACGAGGAGTGGGAACTCCCGAACGGCTTCGCCCACGTCTTCTACGGCGAGAACCACGACGGCATCCGTAGGCCGGTCCTGCTGGCCGACGGCTTCAACCTCGGCCCGTCCGACCTGGAGAAGCTCTTCCAGGGCCTGGACGACGGCGGCGACTACGCCCTCCTCACGGAGATCCGCCGGTCCGGCCGGGACGTCGTCCTCATCGGCTACGACGAGCGCA
The DNA window shown above is from Streptomyces sp. NBC_00247 and carries:
- a CDS encoding alpha/beta fold hydrolase, with product MSRMLPLSRRTRRALSAVALLAVTGGIVTACGEEDSAAPKAAPPKSSASASASAPAGASKLHMIDSDGHQVAFHVTTGHGPTIVLDAGGGEDSSYWNDIVPRLHADTGATVITYDRAGLGQSEAVPGAWDVEAAVSDLRTGLTALGVTKDVILVSHSQAGEVATYFAEENPKEVSASVLVDANLPPFFTDQEIARLVAATQPELDAAKKDPSAPANRQLIATAENFTPAHQAYNKMSWPDSVPVDVIVSEKTPFDGSPEDAQRWRDAAASFVRQAPNRTLVTATGSSHDVPKDRPDFVVEQIEKTVSARG